In Aliarcobacter faecis, a genomic segment contains:
- a CDS encoding NAD-dependent epimerase/dehydratase family protein, whose product MREVIVISGVTGMTGNELARQYVNKGVNVVGFDNFFASSIRSVSDLESNKHFTFFEYDINNIEQMRKLQKYLELNYKDYNLYFINCAAVVHTKHFYNVNDTFETNVLGMKSFLDMAIGLRAKKFINCSTSEVYSMQSWKKEGVKEEDSITLATVENSQRTSYATGKLLTEFFIKDAVLKDLIQGCSIRFANVYSNDELYSEHIIPYIIDKLKSNNCITLLENSKINSRTFLHNYDSCSSIISLLESDKALDGSVYNVGTQEEIQILELVQKIANKMNIKNLQIYYDGYRENDPIRRLLNTDKIKAKTNWKETITLNMGLDMCINTKVKNNE is encoded by the coding sequence ATGAGAGAAGTTATAGTTATTAGTGGTGTTACAGGAATGACTGGCAATGAACTCGCAAGACAATATGTGAATAAAGGAGTAAATGTAGTTGGGTTTGATAATTTTTTTGCTAGTTCGATAAGAAGTGTATCAGATTTAGAAAGTAATAAGCATTTTACCTTTTTTGAATATGATATAAATAATATAGAGCAGATGAGAAAATTACAAAAATATTTAGAGCTTAATTATAAAGATTATAATTTATATTTTATTAATTGTGCAGCAGTAGTACATACTAAACATTTTTATAATGTAAATGATACATTTGAAACTAATGTTTTAGGAATGAAAAGTTTTTTAGATATGGCAATCGGATTAAGAGCCAAAAAATTTATAAATTGTAGTACTTCTGAAGTTTATTCTATGCAATCTTGGAAAAAAGAGGGTGTAAAAGAAGAAGACTCCATAACACTTGCAACGGTAGAAAACTCACAAAGAACAAGTTATGCAACAGGAAAATTATTAACAGAATTTTTTATTAAAGATGCTGTATTAAAAGATTTAATACAAGGTTGCTCTATTCGTTTTGCTAATGTATATAGTAATGATGAACTATATAGTGAACACATAATACCATATATAATTGATAAGCTAAAAAGTAATAACTGTATAACACTACTTGAAAATTCAAAAATAAATAGCAGAACTTTTTTACACAATTATGATAGTTGTTCTTCGATTATATCTCTTTTAGAAAGTGATAAAGCATTAGATGGAAGTGTTTATAATGTTGGTACACAAGAAGAGATACAAATATTAGAACTTGTACAAAAAATTGCAAATAAAATGAATATTAAAAACTTACAAATTTACTATGATGGATATAGAGAAAATGATCCTATTAGAAGGCTCTTAAATACTGATAAAATTAAAGCTAAGACAAATTGGAAAGAAACCATAACACTTAATATGGGGCTTGATATGTGTATTAATACAAAGGTTAAAAATAATGAATAG
- a CDS encoding metallophosphoesterase family protein: MYLILLSDIHANLEALTSVLKDIKDKNLSKYRFCILGDVINYGVHTNEVLEELKAIEPITEVLLAGNHEMAFLGIEDNRFSSQRGKDALNIIKDNISIENSNYIKNIFTKSFVSKIIDGKKYLFIHGSLDDIFWGTINPSNINENLYKEYDVVFSGHSHKPHFFEIFYKDENSQLKERKKTIFINPGSVGQPRNLDNSSQYAIFDTLTNNIQFCKVSYDIKKEQEAYKNYNIDKYYKDRLEKGV, from the coding sequence ATGTACTTAATCTTGCTTTCTGATATTCATGCGAACTTAGAAGCATTAACTTCTGTTTTAAAGGATATTAAAGATAAAAATCTTTCTAAATATCGTTTTTGTATTTTAGGGGATGTAATAAATTATGGTGTACATACCAATGAAGTTTTAGAAGAATTAAAAGCCATAGAACCAATTACTGAAGTTTTACTTGCAGGTAATCATGAAATGGCTTTTCTTGGTATTGAAGATAATCGTTTTTCATCACAAAGAGGTAAAGATGCTTTAAATATAATCAAAGACAATATAAGCATTGAAAATAGTAACTATATTAAAAATATTTTTACAAAATCTTTTGTTAGTAAAATAATAGATGGTAAAAAATATCTATTTATTCATGGGTCTTTAGATGATATTTTTTGGGGTACAATAAATCCTTCAAATATAAATGAAAACCTATATAAAGAGTATGATGTTGTATTTTCAGGACATTCTCATAAACCACATTTTTTTGAGATTTTTTATAAAGATGAAAATTCACAGTTAAAAGAAAGAAAAAAAACAATTTTTATAAATCCTGGCTCTGTTGGACAACCAAGAAATTTAGATAATTCTTCTCAATATGCAATTTTCGATACTCTTACAAATAATATACAATTTTGTAAAGTCTCTTATGACATAAAAAAAGAACAAGAAGCATATAAGAACTATAACATTGATAAATATTATAAAGATAGACTTGAAAAGGGTGTATAA
- the aepX gene encoding phosphoenolpyruvate mutase: MTIVYVSLMADLVHAGHIRVLKEASKHGEVIVGLWTLKACGEVNDITYLDYDKRKEVLESFSMVKKIIPQNSASYKDNLLKLKPHFVVHGDDWKSGYQKKYREEVIELLKEWDGKLIEIPYSSDISDLKIKEEKQKLGITSTARLGRLRKLIEAKPIVKILEVHNALSGLIAENASEQTADEEIVTFDGMWSSSLTDSTSKGKPDIEAVDTTARMTTINEIFEVTTKPMIYDADTGGKQEHFEFTVRTLERTGVSAVIIEDKTGLKKNSLFGTEVEQTQDSIKNFCEKIKAGKKAQITDEFMIIARIESLILDKGMDDAIARARAYVIAGADGIMIHSRYKDPKEIIEFITLFRENDKDTPLVVVPTSFNSVTTNEFAAMGVNIVIYANHMLRAAYPGMMKVAKSILKYKRSFEAESDCMEIKEILDLIPGTR; encoded by the coding sequence ATGACAATAGTTTATGTAAGCTTAATGGCTGATTTAGTACATGCGGGGCATATAAGAGTATTAAAAGAAGCAAGTAAACATGGAGAAGTGATTGTTGGATTGTGGACATTAAAAGCTTGTGGTGAAGTAAATGATATAACATACTTAGATTATGATAAAAGAAAAGAAGTACTTGAAAGCTTTTCAATGGTAAAAAAAATTATTCCACAAAATAGTGCTAGTTATAAGGATAATTTATTGAAACTTAAACCACATTTTGTAGTTCATGGTGATGATTGGAAAAGTGGTTATCAAAAAAAATATAGAGAAGAAGTAATTGAACTACTTAAAGAATGGGATGGCAAATTAATAGAAATTCCGTATAGTAGTGATATCTCAGATCTTAAAATAAAAGAAGAGAAACAAAAACTTGGAATTACTAGTACAGCAAGATTAGGAAGACTTAGAAAATTAATTGAAGCAAAACCTATTGTAAAAATCTTAGAAGTGCATAATGCTTTAAGTGGTCTAATTGCAGAAAATGCAAGTGAACAAACAGCAGATGAAGAGATAGTGACTTTTGATGGTATGTGGTCAAGTTCTCTAACAGATAGTACATCAAAAGGAAAGCCAGATATTGAAGCAGTTGATACAACAGCTAGAATGACTACTATAAATGAAATCTTTGAAGTTACTACAAAACCTATGATTTATGATGCAGATACAGGTGGAAAGCAAGAACATTTTGAATTTACTGTTAGAACACTTGAAAGAACAGGAGTAAGTGCAGTAATAATAGAAGATAAAACTGGATTAAAGAAAAACTCACTTTTTGGTACAGAAGTAGAACAAACACAAGATAGTATTAAAAACTTTTGTGAAAAAATAAAAGCAGGTAAAAAAGCACAAATAACAGATGAGTTTATGATTATTGCAAGAATTGAAAGCTTAATTTTAGATAAAGGTATGGATGATGCAATAGCTAGAGCAAGAGCATATGTAATTGCTGGTGCAGATGGAATAATGATTCATTCAAGATATAAAGATCCAAAAGAGATTATAGAGTTTATTACACTATTTAGAGAAAATGATAAAGATACTCCACTTGTAGTTGTACCAACTTCTTTTAATAGTGTAACAACTAATGAGTTTGCTGCGATGGGTGTAAATATAGTAATTTATGCAAATCATATGCTAAGAGCTGCATATCCTGGAATGATGAAAGTCGCTAAATCAATATTAAAATATAAAAGAAGTTTTGAAGCAGAATCTGATTGTATGGAGATAAAAGAGATTTTAGATTTAATTCCAGGAACTAGATAA
- a CDS encoding nucleoside-diphosphate sugar epimerase/dehydratase — translation MKIVIFGTGAAGRAIYRTFKNKHNIIAFVDSNKNLKDTFYDDIVVKYIDKISSIEFDKIAISGVWIEEMQKQLIALNIPKEKIWLVEDTELLFSSKERVKTTDFLIKEFANLMKQSNISYYIEGSSLLCLLRGQNLSDVSDVDILVTSKKDIEEIWEVLNQSEIFKNQQLIKVVYKNDKILTKKGEINKIIVKSNDQNIKTEPTIIDINLASDIGKYYILDYEEESYHYYNKEFVDSGRNFNYKDIILQIPKDAEKYVEQAYGKSWRTPAKKWSYLDYGNILLSNYKLKEFMEKGV, via the coding sequence TTGAAAATAGTTATTTTTGGTACAGGAGCAGCAGGAAGAGCTATATATAGAACTTTTAAAAACAAGCACAATATCATAGCTTTTGTAGATAGTAATAAAAACCTAAAAGATACATTTTATGATGATATAGTAGTAAAGTATATTGATAAAATTAGTAGTATAGAGTTTGATAAAATTGCAATTTCTGGAGTGTGGATAGAGGAGATGCAAAAACAGTTAATAGCTTTAAATATACCAAAAGAAAAAATATGGCTTGTAGAAGATACAGAGCTTTTATTTTCTAGCAAAGAAAGAGTCAAAACAACAGATTTTCTTATAAAAGAGTTTGCAAATCTTATGAAACAATCAAATATCTCTTACTATATAGAAGGTTCTTCTTTACTTTGTTTATTAAGAGGGCAAAATTTATCTGATGTTTCAGATGTAGATATATTAGTAACATCAAAAAAAGATATAGAAGAAATTTGGGAAGTTTTAAATCAAAGTGAAATTTTTAAAAACCAACAACTAATAAAAGTTGTTTATAAAAATGATAAAATCCTCACAAAAAAAGGGGAAATAAACAAAATAATAGTAAAGAGTAATGACCAAAACATAAAAACCGAACCAACAATTATAGATATAAATCTAGCAAGTGACATAGGAAAGTATTATATACTTGATTATGAAGAGGAGTCTTATCACTACTACAATAAAGAGTTTGTAGATAGTGGAAGAAATTTTAATTATAAAGATATTATACTTCAAATTCCTAAAGATGCTGAAAAATATGTTGAACAAGCTTATGGTAAAAGTTGGAGAACTCCAGCTAAAAAATGGTCTTATTTGGATTATGGAAATATATTATTATCAAACTATAAGCTAAAAGAGTTTATGGAAAAGGGAGTATAA
- a CDS encoding ANL family adenylate-forming protein has translation MSFLLDKFKSFSLKPILIFDETSYTYENFIKQIEKYIKTLNEDQINSKVVAILGDYSFYNLALFFALYETKNIIVPITTNIKKIQDEYLQESFCQICIKTSKNELIISNLKQTNSHTMIDSLKEKNSSGLVLFSSGSTGKPKAMIHNLDNLINSYKDKKEKSMNMLVFLMFDHIGGLNTVFNTLFMGACLIIPKNRDAKNICQLIDKYKIMVLPSSPTFLNLILISEEYKSYDLSSLRMITYGTETMPQSLLDKLKKAFPKVKFLQTFGTSETGISTTSSKSSNSLFMKLEDINCEYKIVENELWLKSTTQVLGYLNASMDSFTSDGWFKTGDLVEELEDGYLKIIGRSKEIINVGGQKVNPSEVESLILNLDCVDDCMVYAEQNAITGQTVVCDVVLNKEIDNIKKTIRLFCKDKLDTFKIPTKVNIVEKTNFSDRFKKIRRKENI, from the coding sequence ATGAGTTTTTTATTAGATAAATTTAAAAGTTTTTCTTTAAAACCTATACTAATATTTGACGAAACTTCATACACTTATGAAAATTTTATAAAACAAATAGAAAAGTATATAAAAACTTTAAATGAAGACCAAATAAATTCAAAAGTTGTAGCAATTTTAGGAGATTACTCTTTTTACAATCTTGCACTATTTTTTGCTTTATATGAAACAAAAAATATTATAGTTCCTATTACTACAAATATAAAAAAAATACAAGATGAGTATTTACAAGAGTCATTTTGCCAAATTTGCATAAAAACTTCTAAAAATGAATTAATAATTTCCAATTTAAAGCAAACAAATTCTCATACTATGATAGATAGTTTAAAAGAAAAAAATAGCTCTGGATTAGTTCTATTTTCAAGTGGAAGTACAGGAAAACCAAAAGCGATGATACATAATCTTGATAATCTTATAAACTCTTACAAAGATAAAAAAGAGAAATCTATGAATATGTTGGTTTTTTTAATGTTTGACCATATTGGTGGATTAAATACAGTTTTTAATACACTGTTTATGGGAGCTTGTTTGATAATACCAAAAAATAGAGATGCAAAAAATATTTGTCAATTAATTGATAAATATAAAATCATGGTACTTCCAAGTAGTCCTACTTTTTTAAATCTAATTTTAATTTCCGAAGAGTATAAAAGTTATGATTTAAGTAGTTTAAGAATGATTACTTATGGAACTGAAACTATGCCACAATCTCTTTTAGATAAACTCAAAAAAGCTTTTCCAAAAGTAAAATTTTTACAAACTTTTGGAACAAGTGAAACAGGAATTAGCACTACTAGTTCAAAATCTTCAAACTCGCTATTTATGAAACTTGAAGATATAAATTGTGAGTATAAAATAGTAGAAAATGAGTTGTGGCTTAAAAGCACTACTCAAGTTTTAGGTTACTTAAATGCTTCAATGGATAGTTTTACATCAGATGGTTGGTTTAAAACTGGAGACCTAGTCGAAGAGCTTGAAGATGGTTATCTAAAAATCATTGGAAGAAGCAAAGAGATTATAAATGTAGGTGGGCAAAAAGTAAACCCAAGTGAAGTTGAAAGTCTAATTTTAAATCTTGATTGTGTAGATGATTGTATGGTTTATGCTGAACAAAATGCGATAACAGGACAAACAGTTGTTTGTGATGTAGTTTTAAATAAGGAAATAGATAATATCAAAAAAACTATACGACTTTTTTGTAAGGATAAGCTAGATACTTTTAAAATCCCAACAAAAGTAAATATTGTGGAAAAAACAAATTTTAGTGATAGATTTAAAAAAATTAGAAGGAAGGAGAATATTTGA
- a CDS encoding SDR family NAD(P)-dependent oxidoreductase, which produces MNKIIVITGTSKGIGEALALHYLSKNCIVIGCSRSKASINHKNYRHFSLEVNDEKAVVSMIREIKKEFSHIDILINNAAIASMNHILTTSLETISKLFNTNFLGTFLFTREVSKVMMKKKSGRIINFTTVAKPLKLEGEAIYASSKAAIESFTQTASKELNPFNITVNAIGPTPIQTDLIKAIPKEKIDELLNKQTVKRFGTFEDIINVVDFFSSDKSGFITGQIIYLGGVN; this is translated from the coding sequence ATGAATAAAATCATAGTTATAACTGGAACTTCAAAAGGGATAGGAGAAGCTTTAGCTTTACACTATTTATCTAAAAACTGTATTGTAATTGGTTGTAGCAGAAGCAAAGCTTCGATAAATCATAAAAATTATAGGCATTTTTCACTAGAAGTTAATGATGAAAAAGCCGTTGTAAGTATGATAAGAGAGATAAAAAAAGAGTTTAGTCATATTGATATTTTAATAAACAATGCAGCAATTGCATCTATGAATCATATTTTGACAACTTCACTTGAAACTATTTCAAAACTTTTTAATACAAATTTTTTGGGAACTTTTTTATTTACAAGAGAAGTATCAAAAGTAATGATGAAAAAAAAGAGTGGACGAATTATAAATTTTACAACAGTTGCAAAACCTTTAAAACTTGAAGGAGAGGCTATTTATGCTTCAAGCAAAGCTGCTATTGAGAGTTTTACACAAACAGCTTCAAAAGAGTTAAACCCTTTTAATATCACTGTAAATGCAATAGGTCCAACACCAATACAAACAGATTTGATAAAAGCTATACCAAAAGAAAAAATTGATGAACTTTTAAATAAACAAACAGTAAAAAGGTTTGGTACTTTTGAAGATATTATAAATGTGGTAGATTTTTTTAGTAGTGATAAAAGTGGTTTTATTACAGGGCAAATAATCTATCTTGGTGGAGTAAATTAA
- the pseI gene encoding pseudaminic acid synthase — translation MKIGNFDLNKDGTFIIAELSANHNGSLQTALETIKAAKEIGANAIKLQTYTADTITLNSKNPDFMIDGGTLWDGKNLYELYQEAYTPWEWHKELFDYARSLDIDIFSTPFDKSAVDFLEQFNPTSYKIASFEITDYELVRYTASKQKPIIISTGIATIDEIQDVVNICKSVGNENIILLKCTSEYPAKLEEANLKTIPNMKETFGVEVGFSDHTLGHIAPIVAVTLGAKVIEKHFILDKSIGGADSGFSLDKQEFSELVKAVRDSEKLLGIVDYSLNEKRKKQRRFARSLYICKDVKVGEKFSEENIKSVRPFYGLHPKHLKDILGKTAKKDYKFGDRVENSF, via the coding sequence ATGAAAATAGGAAATTTTGATTTAAACAAAGATGGGACATTTATCATTGCAGAACTTAGTGCAAATCACAATGGAAGTTTACAAACAGCACTTGAAACTATAAAAGCAGCAAAAGAAATAGGTGCAAATGCTATAAAACTTCAAACATACACAGCTGATACTATCACTTTAAATAGTAAAAATCCCGATTTTATGATAGATGGTGGAACACTTTGGGATGGTAAAAATCTATATGAACTATATCAAGAAGCTTATACTCCTTGGGAGTGGCACAAAGAGTTGTTTGATTATGCACGAAGTTTAGATATTGATATTTTTTCAACACCTTTTGATAAAAGTGCCGTTGATTTTCTTGAACAGTTTAATCCAACATCTTACAAAATTGCCTCTTTTGAGATAACTGATTATGAGCTTGTAAGATATACTGCAAGTAAACAAAAACCAATAATCATAAGTACAGGAATAGCAACTATTGATGAAATACAAGATGTAGTAAATATTTGTAAAAGTGTTGGGAATGAGAATATTATATTATTAAAATGTACTAGTGAATATCCAGCAAAGCTAGAAGAAGCAAATCTAAAAACTATCCCCAATATGAAAGAAACTTTTGGTGTTGAAGTTGGATTTTCTGATCATACCTTAGGACATATTGCTCCTATTGTTGCAGTTACTTTGGGTGCAAAAGTTATAGAAAAACACTTTATTTTAGATAAATCTATTGGAGGAGCTGATAGTGGATTTAGCCTTGATAAACAAGAGTTTAGTGAGTTAGTAAAAGCTGTAAGAGATAGTGAAAAACTACTTGGAATTGTTGATTATAGTTTAAATGAAAAACGAAAAAAACAGCGACGATTTGCTAGAAGTTTATATATTTGTAAAGATGTAAAAGTTGGTGAAAAATTTAGCGAAGAGAATATAAAAAGTGTTCGTCCTTTTTATGGACTTCACCCAAAACACTTAAAAGATATTTTAGGTAAAACTGCTAAAAAAGATTATAAATTTGGGGATAGAGTTGAAAATAGTTTTTAA
- the pseG gene encoding UDP-2,4-diacetamido-2,4,6-trideoxy-beta-L-altropyranose hydrolase: MNILIRADSSSDIGTGHIMRDLVLTKQFDKDNIIFATQDLEGNINHKIKDAGYELEILKSNNFEELNELIKKLNIEMIVIDNYNIDYKFEKKLKEQNPKLKIFVFDDIYEKHYCDILLNHNIYADKKRYRNLVPNKSELRCGAKYTLLRDEFLKSKNQKIKKSKTKTIFVAMGGTDQKNLNIKILKTIKKVSKNIKINLVTTTSNKNLEKLKEYCQDKKSINLYINSNEIAKLMNKSHFAIITPSVTANEAYYLKLPFIVIKTAQNQKKMYKYLTKNGYFTIKNFDKKRLKKYIKLFLEKKI, from the coding sequence ATGAATATTTTAATAAGAGCTGATTCTTCTTCAGATATTGGAACTGGACATATTATGAGAGATTTAGTTTTAACTAAACAATTTGATAAAGATAATATTATCTTTGCTACACAAGATTTAGAAGGTAACATAAATCATAAGATAAAAGATGCTGGATATGAACTAGAAATTTTAAAAAGCAATAATTTTGAAGAGTTAAATGAACTTATAAAAAAATTAAATATAGAGATGATAGTAATCGATAACTATAATATAGACTACAAATTTGAAAAAAAATTAAAAGAACAAAATCCAAAACTAAAAATCTTTGTATTTGACGATATATATGAAAAACATTATTGTGATATTTTGTTAAACCATAATATCTATGCAGATAAAAAAAGGTATAGAAACTTAGTGCCAAATAAAAGTGAGTTGAGATGTGGAGCAAAATATACACTTTTAAGAGATGAGTTTTTAAAATCAAAAAATCAAAAAATCAAAAAATCAAAAACTAAAACAATATTTGTAGCAATGGGTGGAACTGACCAGAAGAACCTAAATATTAAAATACTAAAAACTATAAAAAAAGTTTCTAAAAATATAAAAATAAATCTTGTAACTACAACTTCAAATAAAAATTTAGAAAAATTAAAAGAGTATTGTCAAGATAAAAAATCAATCAATTTATATATAAATTCAAATGAAATAGCAAAACTTATGAATAAAAGCCATTTTGCTATAATAACTCCTAGTGTTACTGCAAATGAAGCTTATTATTTAAAATTGCCTTTTATTGTTATAAAAACAGCACAAAATCAAAAAAAGATGTATAAGTACCTTACAAAAAATGGCTATTTTACTATAAAAAATTTTGATAAAAAAAGGCTAAAAAAATACATAAAACTATTTTTGGAGAAAAAAATATGA
- the pseF gene encoding pseudaminic acid cytidylyltransferase has translation MTKCIAIIPARGGSKRIPRKNIKDFHGKPLIAYSIEIALKSNLFDKVIVSTEDEEIAKIAKSFGASVPFIRPKELSDDFIGTGAVIEHTINFLKEKGEKIDFICTIYATAPFLQEEYLIEGFEKLKNSNAKNAFSCTSMPFPIQRTFKITPDERCEMFWKENFSKRSQDLEEAFQDAGQFYWTNLNVKSDDIIFGKDSIPIILPRYLVQDIDTLEDWTRAEFMYEALKKDEKSKNMEK, from the coding sequence ATGACTAAATGTATAGCTATAATTCCTGCTCGTGGAGGGAGTAAAAGAATTCCAAGAAAAAATATAAAAGATTTTCATGGAAAACCTTTAATTGCTTATAGTATAGAAATTGCTTTAAAATCAAATCTTTTTGATAAAGTTATAGTCTCAACAGAGGATGAGGAAATAGCTAAAATAGCTAAAAGTTTTGGTGCAAGTGTTCCATTTATAAGACCAAAAGAGTTAAGTGATGATTTTATAGGAACAGGAGCAGTTATCGAACATACTATAAATTTTTTAAAAGAAAAAGGAGAAAAGATAGATTTTATTTGTACTATCTATGCAACTGCTCCTTTTTTACAAGAAGAATATCTGATTGAAGGTTTTGAAAAGTTAAAAAACTCAAATGCTAAAAATGCTTTTTCATGTACTTCTATGCCATTTCCAATTCAAAGAACTTTTAAAATAACACCAGATGAAAGATGTGAAATGTTTTGGAAAGAAAATTTTTCAAAAAGAAGCCAAGATTTAGAAGAGGCTTTCCAAGATGCAGGACAATTCTATTGGACAAATTTAAATGTAAAATCAGATGATATAATTTTTGGTAAAGATAGCATCCCTATAATTTTACCTAGATATTTAGTTCAAGATATAGATACTTTGGAAGATTGGACTAGAGCTGAATTTATGTATGAAGCTCTAAAAAAAGATGAAAAGTCTAAAAATATGGAAAAATAA
- the pseC gene encoding UDP-4-amino-4,6-dideoxy-N-acetyl-beta-L-altrosamine transaminase, which produces MIDFIPYGKQTIDEDDINSVIEVLKSPFLTTGPKIEEFEKKLANYCNVNYCIAVTNGTAALHLASMVLLNKNDKVLTTPNSFLATSNSILYVKAKPIFVDIYEDGNINLDLCEEELKKDSTIKAIYVVHFSGKAVNQEKLKYLKDRYNIKILEDCAHSLGANFGNIKAGSSTNSDCSILSFHPVKHITTGEGGAITTNSKELYEKLLELRAHGMQRRVDIAPWYYEMNSLGFNYRITDIACALGISQLKKIDNFIEKRKNIAKNYDKAFLNSIVKPLYNFDKDSSYHLYVVRVDFSKLNITKIKLFNKMKEKNIGLQLHYIPINKQPFYKNLGYGKENTPIMDRYYEECFSLPMYPTLTIEEQEYVIKNLLELLND; this is translated from the coding sequence ATGATAGATTTTATACCTTATGGAAAACAGACTATTGATGAAGATGATATAAATAGTGTAATTGAAGTTTTAAAATCTCCTTTTTTAACTACTGGACCAAAAATAGAAGAGTTTGAAAAAAAGTTAGCAAACTATTGTAATGTAAACTATTGTATTGCTGTAACAAATGGAACAGCAGCACTTCATCTAGCTTCAATGGTACTTTTAAATAAAAATGACAAAGTTTTAACAACACCAAACTCTTTTTTAGCAACTTCAAACTCTATTTTATATGTAAAGGCAAAACCAATTTTTGTAGATATTTACGAAGATGGGAATATAAATTTAGATTTATGTGAAGAAGAATTAAAAAAAGATTCAACTATAAAAGCAATTTATGTAGTCCATTTCTCTGGAAAAGCTGTAAATCAAGAGAAATTAAAATATCTAAAAGATAGATACAATATAAAAATTTTAGAAGATTGTGCACATAGTTTAGGTGCAAATTTTGGAAATATAAAAGCTGGAAGTTCTACTAATAGTGATTGTTCAATTCTATCATTTCACCCTGTAAAACATATTACAACAGGTGAAGGTGGAGCAATTACAACTAATTCAAAAGAACTTTATGAAAAATTATTAGAACTTAGAGCACATGGAATGCAAAGAAGAGTAGATATTGCACCTTGGTACTATGAAATGAACTCTTTAGGATTTAATTATAGAATTACTGATATTGCTTGTGCCTTAGGAATTAGCCAATTAAAAAAAATCGATAATTTTATTGAAAAAAGAAAAAATATAGCAAAAAATTATGATAAAGCTTTTTTAAATTCAATAGTAAAACCTTTATACAATTTTGATAAAGATTCATCTTACCATCTTTATGTTGTTAGAGTTGATTTTAGTAAATTAAATATTACAAAAATCAAGCTATTTAATAAAATGAAAGAAAAAAATATAGGTTTACAATTACACTATATTCCTATAAACAAACAACCTTTTTACAAAAATCTAGGTTATGGAAAAGAGAATACTCCAATTATGGACAGATATTATGAAGAGTGTTTTTCTCTTCCTATGTATCCAACTTTAACTATTGAAGAACAAGAATATGTAATAAAAAACTTATTGGAATTATTAAATGACTAA